A segment of the Candidatus Dojkabacteria bacterium genome:
GGCTGTGCCTTTGCCGAATTTATTTCTTCAGGCTTGTTGCCTGATTAAATTGTTCTATTTGTTTATCAGTAAACCCGGTTATTATGTCAACAGCTTATCAAATAGCAGGTGATGGATTATTTTTAACTTTTCAAATTGTTGGCTGGGTTGTTAACTTTACATGGAACGCCATATCAAAAACAGGCAAAGCCTGCGTACATATATTCTGCATAGGCACGACTTGTCCCGAACTATTGCGGGAGCCTAAGCCGAACCGGGAGGAATGATTTTACCGTTTGTGTGCAAAATTTTTGGGATTCAGCGGATAACGAATGCCATTTTTATTTACATTTGAAAAGCAACATCCAAAAAGGGTGCCGGTAAACCGGTGCCACAAAGGGTTAATCCACGGTTTTCGGTGTACGGACGTATGCGGTAAGCAGGCGGAAGGGAACGAGTTAGCAGAGAGGAGAAGCGTACATCGCACGCATTCAGTGCCACAGAGAGATAACAGAAAAACTGTGTGATTAAGGGCGCGGGGCGTGCGGTAGGAGAGTAATGATCAAAATCGTTGAATATTAGTTAACCGTTTACTAACACATAAATATCAAATCATTATATAGGCAAACTGTTGATATAGGGAAAACATACTTATTAAGTAACTATATTAAATTGTTTTGGCGGCGAGCAAAAGAAACGACAGTGCAACGATTAGCGTGTGGATTTGACGCAAAATAAGCGACGATTAATTTTGATTTGCAACGAATAAGCGTTATTTTCGTTGCAAGTAATGCATCAAATGAAAGCTTTTATACATCAAAAAGACAATTGGCCTGAATTTACTTGGAATAGTAATGATTTCTGGGACTTGTTGAGTGAGGCAAGAAATTTACAGGGCAGACTTATCGGAAAAATGGAAACATTAGGTTTCGATTTAAGAAATGAGGCTTTACTTGATACGTTAACTCTTGACGTATTAAAATCATCTGAAATTGAAGGAGAATTTCTTAATCCTGACCAAGTACGTTCATCAATTGCACGTAGATTAGGAATGGAAATAGCAGGAGCTGTTGAATCCGACAGGAGTGTAGAAGGAGTAGTTGAAATGATGCTTGATGCAACTCAAAATTGCTTTGCCCCATTAACAGCTGATAGACTTTTTAATTGGCATGCTGCATTATTTCCAACAGGTAGGAGTAGAATGTATAAAATAACTGTTGCAAACTGGAGAAAAGATACTACGGGACCCATGCAGGTTGTTTCTGGAGCAATGGGAAAAGAAAAAGTACATTTCCAGGCGCCTGATTCTGATGTAGTGGGAAAAGAAATGACCCGATTTATTTATTGGTTCAATAACAAAAAAATTGACCTGGTAATAAAAGCTGCAATTGCACACTTATGGTTTGTGACTATTCATCCATTTGAAGATGGAAACGGTAGAATAACAAGAGCGTTGACAGATATGCTTCTTGCTCAGTCTGATAAAAGCAACCAACGTTTTTACAGCATGTCCGCTCAG
Coding sequences within it:
- a CDS encoding Fic family protein, encoding MKAFIHQKDNWPEFTWNSNDFWDLLSEARNLQGRLIGKMETLGFDLRNEALLDTLTLDVLKSSEIEGEFLNPDQVRSSIARRLGMEIAGAVESDRSVEGVVEMMLDATQNCFAPLTADRLFNWHAALFPTGRSRMYKITVANWRKDTTGPMQVVSGAMGKEKVHFQAPDSDVVGKEMTRFIYWFNNKKIDLVIKAAIAHLWFVTIHPFEDGNGRITRALTDMLLAQSDKSNQRFYSMSAQIRLERKQYYEILEKTQKGNLDITDWIVWFLNCLISALKSTDSILTRVLFKADFWQKHIDTAINDRQRKLLNKLMDDFDGKLTSSKWAKIAKCSKDSAVRDINDLIEKGILQKEPAGGRSTNYELIGMPAGNTQYT